In Variovorax paradoxus, a single genomic region encodes these proteins:
- a CDS encoding type VI secretion system tube protein Hcp, with the protein MALVEDGSWSPEDARRFYELIGTGSADTDLVMMIENKGAPVEGELERSFDDGKARLSIGGYYWSVQVPESSAQNQVVPNNLIVARRSDAATATIASLLRAQEKDLKVVISVFKAGGDQRSTEAQATFELALENARICRLVLNSGGQWGVPSELISISYRTAKVKTAPQKSTGARGAVRECQFTRA; encoded by the coding sequence ATGGCATTGGTAGAAGACGGCTCCTGGAGCCCTGAAGACGCCCGGCGGTTCTACGAACTGATCGGCACCGGCTCGGCCGACACCGACCTGGTCATGATGATCGAGAACAAGGGCGCGCCGGTCGAAGGCGAACTCGAGCGCTCCTTCGACGACGGCAAGGCGCGCCTGAGCATCGGCGGCTACTACTGGTCGGTGCAGGTGCCCGAGTCCTCGGCGCAGAACCAGGTGGTGCCCAACAACCTGATCGTCGCGCGCCGCAGCGACGCGGCCACCGCCACCATCGCCAGCCTGCTGCGCGCGCAGGAGAAGGACCTGAAGGTCGTCATCAGCGTCTTCAAGGCCGGCGGCGACCAGCGCTCGACCGAGGCGCAGGCCACCTTCGAGCTGGCGCTGGAGAACGCGCGCATCTGCCGGCTGGTGCTCAACTCCGGCGGGCAATGGGGCGTGCCCTCGGAGCTGATCTCCATCAGCTACCGCACGGCCAAGGTCAAGACAGCGCCGCAGAAGTCCACCGGCGCGCGCGGCGCGGTGCGCGAATGCCAGTTCACGCGCGCCTGA
- a CDS encoding type VI secretion system accessory protein TagJ gives MTTTAAEFLKAADPAAALKALSDDVRAKPSDSRHRVFMAQLLCVLGQWERALNQLTVAAELDALAVPMKQMYGDAVRCEGLRADVFAGKRTPMIFGQPDEWLALLIESLLRQGRGESELAEDLRQRAFDGAPAIGGTIDGTPFEWLADADMRLGPVLEAFVNGKYYWVPYARLAHIKIDPPEDLRDCVWMPAHLQFENGGETLALIPTRYEGTEQTGDGELLLARKTEWRELRPEVWAGHGQRVLSSSDGSEHALMDVREILFAPVAEPGEADG, from the coding sequence ATGACGACGACCGCCGCCGAATTTCTCAAGGCCGCCGACCCCGCCGCCGCCCTCAAGGCCTTGAGCGACGATGTGCGCGCCAAGCCTTCCGACAGCAGGCACCGCGTGTTCATGGCCCAGCTGCTGTGCGTGCTGGGCCAGTGGGAGCGCGCGCTGAACCAGCTCACCGTGGCCGCCGAACTCGATGCGCTGGCCGTGCCCATGAAGCAGATGTACGGCGACGCGGTGCGCTGCGAGGGCCTGCGCGCGGACGTGTTCGCGGGCAAGCGCACGCCGATGATCTTCGGCCAGCCCGACGAATGGCTGGCGCTGCTCATCGAGTCGCTGCTGCGGCAGGGCCGCGGCGAGAGCGAGCTGGCCGAAGACCTGCGCCAGCGCGCCTTCGATGGCGCGCCCGCCATCGGCGGCACCATCGACGGCACACCCTTCGAATGGCTGGCCGACGCCGACATGCGCCTGGGCCCGGTGCTCGAGGCCTTCGTCAACGGCAAGTACTACTGGGTTCCGTATGCGCGGCTCGCGCACATCAAGATCGATCCGCCCGAAGACCTGCGCGACTGCGTGTGGATGCCCGCGCACCTGCAGTTCGAGAACGGCGGCGAAACGCTCGCGCTGATTCCCACGCGCTACGAAGGCACCGAGCAGACCGGCGACGGCGAGCTGCTTCTCGCGCGCAAGACCGAATGGCGCGAGCTGCGGCCCGAGGTGTGGGCCGGGCATGGCCAGCGCGTGCTGAGCAGCAGCGACGGCAGCGAGCATGCGCTGATGGACGTGCGCGAGATCCTCTTCGCGCCCGTTGCCGAGCCGGGCGAAGCCGATGGCTGA
- the tssE gene encoding type VI secretion system baseplate subunit TssE, with protein sequence MAELTAQERLQPSLLDRLIDHAPDEKRESDEKRTLTKQALRQAVLRDLGWLFNATGHGLAMDDKQYPNVARSVINYGLPMLSGQFTSSVQRVSMEQALKNAILQFEPRILSRTLEVELVMEGPALDSHNSIGLQIRGMLWAQPVPLEFLMRSRVDLEEGRIEIVDMAQNPR encoded by the coding sequence ATGGCTGAACTCACCGCGCAGGAGCGGTTGCAGCCCTCGCTGCTCGACCGGCTCATCGACCATGCACCCGACGAGAAGCGCGAGAGCGACGAGAAGCGCACCCTCACCAAGCAGGCGCTGCGCCAGGCCGTGCTGCGCGACCTGGGCTGGCTCTTCAATGCCACCGGCCACGGCCTCGCGATGGACGACAAGCAGTACCCGAACGTCGCGCGCTCGGTCATCAACTACGGATTGCCTATGCTGTCTGGCCAGTTCACCTCGTCGGTGCAGCGTGTCAGCATGGAACAGGCTTTGAAGAACGCAATCCTGCAGTTCGAGCCGCGCATTCTGTCCCGCACCCTCGAAGTAGAACTCGTCATGGAAGGACCCGCACTGGACTCCCACAACAGCATCGGCCTGCAGATCCGCGGCATGCTGTGGGCGCAGCCGGTGCCGCTCGAGTTCCTGATGCGAAGCCGCGTAGACCTCGAAGAGGGCCGCATCGAGATCGTGGACATGGCGCAAAACCCAAGGTAA
- the tssF gene encoding type VI secretion system baseplate subunit TssF, with protein sequence MDPRLLSLYEQELRYFRESASEFARAFPKIAHRLGIEGQEVADPYVERLIEATAFLSARVGLKLDAEYPRFTGHLLDIVYPHFLAPTPAMVVVCIAPDPDDANLAAGPTLPRGSGLRARQAVGQNTHCEFRTASALRVWPVEVQRAQYFTYAPDLPLNTHPQSRAIRGGLRIGLRATAGLNFSQIALDDLVLHFGGAEDVAWQLHECALGQPVGVLVRPLSPSGALHGAAQSLPASAIGAVGFEEDEALLPATATGFSGFRLLQEYFAFPQRFQFARIGGLKSVLAAMPVADVEIVLLFSRGDAALEKLVSADNVQLHCVPAVNLFTKRLDRVPMTEGVSQFHLVPDRTRPQDFEVHTVTEVIGHGTPGTDAAAAEQPFRPFYSAFHGSRLSHPAYFTTTREPRMLSVRQRTEGNRSSHIGSEVYMQIVDPQQAPYAASLRQLAVTALCTNRDLPLLMPLGRDNDFDCVDSFPVQRVRMVRGPSRPVSPVVSQGLGWRVVDHLALNYLSLSDSTPEQGAAALRETLMLYAVHADEMRQGQVRGLLSVKSKPVARRLPMKGPIAFGRGLEVTLEVDKDAFHGHSAFLFGAVLARFLARHVEVNHFVETVLRIAGRGETMRWRPLCGTRQIL encoded by the coding sequence ATGGACCCTCGGCTGCTGAGCCTGTACGAACAGGAGCTGCGCTACTTCCGCGAGAGCGCCTCGGAGTTCGCGCGCGCGTTCCCGAAGATCGCGCACCGCCTGGGCATCGAGGGGCAGGAAGTGGCCGACCCGTACGTGGAGCGGCTCATCGAGGCCACGGCATTTTTATCGGCGCGCGTGGGCCTGAAGCTCGATGCCGAGTACCCGCGCTTCACCGGCCACCTGCTCGACATCGTCTATCCGCACTTCCTCGCGCCGACTCCGGCGATGGTGGTCGTGTGCATCGCGCCCGACCCCGACGACGCGAACCTCGCGGCCGGGCCCACGCTGCCGCGCGGCAGCGGACTGCGTGCACGGCAAGCCGTGGGCCAGAACACGCATTGCGAGTTCCGCACCGCGAGCGCACTGCGGGTGTGGCCAGTGGAAGTGCAACGCGCGCAGTACTTCACCTATGCGCCCGACCTGCCGCTGAACACGCATCCGCAGTCGCGCGCCATTCGCGGCGGCCTGCGCATAGGGCTGCGCGCGACGGCCGGGCTGAACTTCAGCCAGATCGCGCTCGACGACCTGGTGCTGCACTTCGGCGGCGCGGAAGACGTGGCCTGGCAACTGCATGAGTGCGCGCTGGGCCAGCCGGTGGGCGTGCTGGTGCGGCCGCTGTCGCCGTCCGGCGCATTGCATGGCGCGGCGCAGAGCCTGCCGGCCAGCGCCATCGGCGCCGTGGGCTTCGAGGAAGACGAAGCGCTGCTGCCCGCCACGGCCACCGGCTTCTCGGGCTTTCGGCTGCTGCAGGAGTACTTCGCGTTTCCTCAGCGCTTCCAGTTCGCGCGCATCGGCGGCCTCAAGAGCGTGCTCGCGGCCATGCCAGTGGCCGACGTGGAGATCGTGCTGCTGTTCTCGCGCGGCGACGCGGCGCTGGAGAAGCTGGTGAGCGCCGACAACGTGCAGCTGCACTGCGTGCCGGCCGTCAACCTGTTCACCAAGCGGCTCGACCGCGTGCCCATGACCGAAGGCGTGAGCCAGTTCCACCTGGTGCCCGACCGCACGCGGCCGCAGGACTTCGAGGTGCACACCGTCACCGAGGTCATCGGCCACGGCACGCCCGGCACCGACGCGGCGGCGGCCGAGCAGCCGTTCCGGCCGTTCTACTCGGCCTTCCACGGCAGCCGGCTCAGCCACCCCGCCTACTTCACGACCACGCGCGAGCCGCGCATGCTGTCGGTGCGCCAACGCACCGAAGGCAACCGCAGCAGCCACATCGGCTCCGAGGTCTACATGCAGATCGTCGATCCGCAGCAGGCGCCGTACGCGGCCTCGCTGCGGCAGCTCGCGGTGACGGCGCTGTGCACCAACCGCGACCTGCCCCTCTTGATGCCGCTGGGCCGCGACAACGACTTCGACTGCGTCGACTCCTTCCCGGTGCAGCGCGTGCGCATGGTGCGCGGCCCTTCGCGGCCGGTGTCGCCGGTGGTGAGCCAGGGGCTGGGCTGGCGCGTGGTCGATCACCTCGCGCTCAACTACCTGTCGCTGTCCGACAGCACGCCGGAGCAGGGCGCGGCCGCGCTGCGCGAAACGCTGATGCTCTACGCGGTGCATGCCGACGAGATGCGCCAGGGCCAGGTGCGCGGCCTGCTGTCGGTCAAGAGCAAGCCCGTGGCGCGGCGGCTGCCGATGAAGGGGCCGATCGCCTTCGGGCGCGGGCTTGAAGTGACGCTGGAGGTCGACAAGGACGCCTTCCACGGCCACAGCGCGTTCCTCTTCGGCGCCGTGCTCGCGCGCTTTCTCGCGCGGCATGTCGAGGTCAATCATTTCGTCGAGACCGTGCTGCGCATCGCGGGCAGGGGCGAGACCATGCGCTGGAGGCCGCTGTGCGGGACGCGCCAGATTCTGTGA
- the tssG gene encoding type VI secretion system baseplate subunit TssG, with protein sequence MNVRVDAALREWSAEPWAFDYFAVMRRLESVARTTPRWGRALLPGAEPVRVGQEPSLSFAPASFSRFEPATAHSPPRLRQQFFGYIGPNGPLPVHLSDFIRERSLNHGDPTWLAFLDSFSHRFSLHFYRAWAQSRPAVALDRPGEDRFRLQVGALVGIGTPGRVARDQIHDDARLHFSGWLARRVHNAESVESVLCSYFGVPVKLERWVGHWMSLPAAELTRLGRGESSRSMGMGAMLGTRAWDRQHRVRLHLGPLTLEQYRMFLPTGDARAVLQRWMLQLLGGELEWDAELVLQKQQVPATRLGEAKGNGPRLGWVSWLGQRTRARDAADVRIGSQGVFQ encoded by the coding sequence GTGAACGTGCGCGTCGATGCCGCGCTGCGCGAGTGGTCGGCCGAGCCGTGGGCCTTCGACTACTTCGCCGTGATGCGCCGGCTGGAATCGGTGGCCAGGACCACGCCGCGCTGGGGCCGCGCGCTGCTGCCGGGCGCCGAGCCGGTGCGCGTGGGGCAGGAGCCGTCGCTGTCGTTCGCGCCCGCGAGCTTCAGCCGCTTCGAGCCCGCCACGGCGCATTCGCCGCCGCGCCTGCGCCAGCAGTTCTTCGGCTACATCGGACCCAACGGGCCGCTGCCGGTGCACCTGAGCGACTTCATCCGCGAGCGCAGCCTGAACCATGGCGACCCGACGTGGCTGGCGTTCCTCGACAGTTTCTCGCACCGCTTCTCGCTGCACTTCTATCGCGCCTGGGCGCAGTCGCGGCCCGCCGTGGCGCTGGACCGGCCGGGCGAAGACCGCTTCCGGCTGCAGGTGGGCGCGCTGGTGGGCATCGGCACGCCGGGGCGCGTGGCGCGCGACCAGATCCACGACGACGCGCGGCTGCACTTCTCGGGCTGGCTCGCGCGGCGCGTGCACAACGCGGAGAGCGTGGAGTCGGTGCTGTGCAGCTACTTCGGCGTGCCTGTGAAGCTGGAGCGCTGGGTCGGCCACTGGATGAGCCTGCCGGCCGCGGAACTCACGCGGCTGGGGCGCGGCGAGAGCTCGCGCTCGATGGGCATGGGCGCGATGCTGGGCACCCGCGCCTGGGACCGCCAGCACCGCGTGCGCCTGCACCTGGGGCCGCTCACGCTCGAGCAGTACCGCATGTTCCTGCCGACCGGTGACGCGCGCGCGGTGCTCCAGCGCTGGATGCTGCAGCTGCTCGGCGGCGAACTCGAATGGGACGCCGAACTGGTGCTCCAGAAACAGCAGGTGCCCGCCACGCGCCTGGGCGAGGCGAAGGGCAACGGCCCGCGCCTGGGCTGGGTCTCGTGGCTGGGGCAGCGCACGCGCGCGAGGGACGCGGCGGACGTGCGCATCGGCAGCCAGGGCGTCTTTCAATAA